Genomic DNA from Solanum dulcamara chromosome 4, daSolDulc1.2, whole genome shotgun sequence:
actaggagtgatgggattagaaatgaggttattcgagAGAAGGTGTGAGTGGCCtctgtggcagacaagatgagagaagcgaggctgagatggtttgggtatATGCAGAGGAGGGGTGTTGATGCACCAGTTAGGAGGTGTGagcggttggatttgggggttatgcggacgggtaggggtagaccgaaaaagtattagGGAGAGGTGCTTAGACAGAATATGGCGCAACTCCATATTACCgtggacatgaccttagatagaaaggagtaGAGGTCACGgattaggatagaaggttagtaggagtagaaggctagtagggatagaatgaTGTCTTGCCTTGTGACGGTTTAGGATTAGTCGTAGATCTAGGTGTGCCATtgtagttgtgttgttattgccttttGATTATTAAAGTATGTTGcaattgttattgttattgttttgtAAAATTTGCACCGCTTTTCGTTTTTGttattatgctatatatattattttttctctccTATTTGGGGCCGacacttttgagccgagggttttTCGGAAACAGCATCTCTAtatccatgaggtagtggtaaggtctgcgtacattctaccctccccagaccccacttgtgggatttcactgggtatgttattgttgtggttgataaaatatattaagatcACACGAAATGCATGTATATTTTATAGTATTTAATAGTTCATAAACATACTTTTAGGTAGAAGGAGGGCAAATTTGAATCATTTCTAATAggttaagggcatttttgatccAATAGGGGGAAGGATGACATTTTTGAATCATTTTTATAGGTTAAGTGCATTTTTGATTCAATAGGCCGAAGGAGGGCATTTTGAACCATTTCTAATACGTTAAGGGCATTTTTTAAccttttcccttttttctttttttttggggggggaggGGAGAggaggagactatgaggcgatGAAATAATCAAATTATATATTCCAGGCCTCAAGAATTTAGTGTTCAGGATAGCGAGAGCGAAGTGATGTGAGCCAGTCACGCTTCGCAGACTAGAAGTGATGGAGGTGAAGAGAAGTGGTCGCTTCTAAGGCTGAAGCGTGACGAAGCACAGGAAGCGAcgcttaattattatttttaagtcTTAAAAGGTCAATTAAAGGGGGGGAAAAAGAGTCGCGACCTTTTATTTCAAGAGATCTAGTTTAGTTTGACTACTAATCTGCTTTTCCTCTAGGGTTTTCACGCATCTTGagtttttaatttgaaattttgcTTATAAATATTGTGTCTAttaattttggtcttttttctttcaacttgcGCTTCACTTCAATGAAGCGAGCGATTTGCTTCACGCTTCGGTTAAAGCGTGAAGCGGGGCCTTGTCGCTTTTTTCCGCTTCACGCTTCCCTGAACACTGCAAGAATTCAACCTATACTATCTGTTGAAAATTGGCAATCCTATAGAAGTCTTTTTTAAGTCAGTTGTTTAAGCCTTACACTGATGTATGATCACCATGTCTGCGCTTCCATGCCTCCTATTTGTGACTCTTCAGATGACGGTCAAGCGTTTGAGAAAATAATGTCATATTTTGTAGTTAAACCATTCTTATCACCTGTCAGATATTCTTCCCTTCATAGTAGGTTTAATCTCAACAATGGGGTTCCCTCTTGGGTGCAAATAAAATAGAGATCTTAAGTTATCCAGCACTGAATTTGTGCTGTCTGATTAGATGTTTTAGTTGACGTAGATTCGAAGGTAGTAATAGCTACAAGAATACATGTATCAGGAATAATTAGTCGTTAATTCATGGCTATTGTGACAGGCAACAGTGGTGGAGAAGTATGATAGACCCTTGCCTAAGCTAAGGAATACAACATCACAGTCTAGCAGATATGAGGAAAGGCCTGCTCCTGCAGGTACGCTGAATGTGGCACAGATAAGAGAAATTATACTCCTGCATCAAGGCAGATCCGATGATCATAAAGGGCCTATGGATATCAATGGAATTGCTGAGCGGTTTCGAGTTGATGCTGCCCAGGTTCAGAGGATTCTCCAGTTTGTATCTTTGCCTCCAGAAGACACTAGTAAAAAGAGGAACACATAAGTGTGTATCATATTTTATTGTCATGGATAGTTCAAAGAAAGAGTGAGTTCACGCTTCCCCTGAGATTCCCCTTTATGCATCAATTTTGCAGCTGTTACGTtcatatgttgtaataaggatcTACCATCATGGTCCTGGTGAAAAAATGAATACAGTAGTCATGTTAACTTTAGATACTGATCCTAATGATGTTTGTTTTACCAGAAGagaaccttttttttttatctttcatattCGAGAAGCTTAATTCTACAGATAACCGGCCTGATGATGTTATTCCATGACTTTGCAAGTATCTAAACAAAAACcaactcctttttcttcttttttttttacccctCCCTTAGATCTCTCACCCTTTATATTTTTTGTGCTTCTACATGAAATAGTTTAAGCCACTACATACTACCTAGTAAACAAGAAATTTAATCGAAGGCAGACTGTCTCAATGAATGGCTCCAGCATTATTTACCATCGCCTCATAGAGTGAATCAGTTAAAAACCATCTAAGGGAGATCCaaaagaagcaaaaaaaaacatcaaaagCTTCCATGAAACCTCTGATATTGTCAAGGCATGAGAAATTGTGGTCACCAATTAGAGGAGTTCAGTGTCTTTTCAGACAAAAAGACGTAATTCAACTGAATAAAACCTATCATACTCCCCATCTTACAAGAAGTGTCAATTATGGCCCCAATTTTTACTTCTTAAGATATAAGGAGAAAGAAtgacaaaaaataaacaaaagctTAAAATTATCAGGCCCTTTCCAGTTGCCACCACCACCGAGGAAGTAAGAAAAAGTGCTCTGCATGCTTCAAGTCAATTTGGACTCTAACCAGTCTGATGTATACTCGTAAGCAACAAATGTCACAGCACCTGCAGGTGCAGCTTTAATAACTGAGGGGGCAATCCCTTTGTAAAGTCCGGCCCAACCCTCCTCGATTAAGATCCGCTTGAGGCCATCATACATATTCTTGTAGGCGCGAGGCTGCAGTCGAGCTCCATACCTTGGATGTCTTTGTAGTCCTTCAATCTGCAAGGTATATGGTTGCAACATTAACTGTTGTCACAAACTTGCATATGATTTCGCTATCTCGATGTGTGTTTGAaacaatattttctaaaaaacagTAATTACTTCAAAAAGACAATTGAACCAATAAAAGATGTTTTTGCCCCAAACCAAGCTGAAAATCTTTAACAAGAACAATTAAGAACCAttgtcccccccccccccccgaaaaACAAACAACTGGACCTGGAGAACAAGATAACTATTGTTCTCTTCTAAAGAAATAACAGGCATTTCCTGAATTTGTTTTAAACCAAAAGAGCACTAAGAAGCCCACTTAGGGATAAAAAAGCAGACCTGTACAGGCTgttcttaaaatattaataacctttattTTTTGGTATTTCGGACTATACCAAGATAGAGAATCAACTGAAAGCGAAATCTACCTGGAACCTCTTCTTAACAACATCGAGAGGATGACAGACGGCTTTCGCACATGTCCCAGCAGCTAAACCGCAGATGAAAAGCTGGAAGCTTGACACGTGTTCATCACCATGGATAGCATTAGAAGATCTAAGATGATTCCAGGCCTACAAATATAAATCCATATTGTGTGAGATCAAATTGAGAACACTTGCTAAATTTAACTTTAGTAAAAATTGGTGGCAAAAGCATATTCTCACGGTACAACAATAAGAAGTTAATAATCAAATGAAACTGTAAGTGTATGTGTGTAAGCTTTTGACACATAAATACATGTCTCAGCAATCTCCAGAATAGTGCTGCGAATTTAGGTGggattttttcaagaaaaataaaccAGTGTAAAATGCACAAACTGCTAGGGTGGTTAAAAATTCTTAGCAAAGCTAAAATGATTCAAGAACACAATGGTTAAATAAAATCAGTCACTCTAATCCTCAGAATGATTCAGGGATAGGACTTCCATAGAACGGAATAGGATTCACCTAAGAACATTGATGTCATGCTCAATTGGTGTCTACAAATGCATATACCACTCTCCCTGACCCAAAACTTGTGCAGTTGACTTTGCAAAGTACTTGGATTTCGGAAAAATGTAATTTTAGATAAATTTATGcacataagaaaatcataactttCTACATCATAATACTTCCCATGTACGTCATTGTTTCTTCTATTTCATCACTTTTTAAATAAATCTAGCATTAAGTAGCTTTGACCTAAGCCTAGCTTAACCTTTTGGACATCAAATCTGGGAAAACTCTTAGGACATATGGAGTACTTTTTTGTGTATTTAGTATGACAGTAAAAGCATCTCTCATAATTTAACAGCTTATGCACATAAATGTCGTCTATGAATTTAGAAGTGTTTCCTTTAAAGTTTTCTCATCTGCAAAGATCATACCAAGTCATAAATCCAATAGAACAGCATACAACCACTTCAGTACATTATCCTCAATGGCCCACACAACAGTCAACAGTATCAAACATGGCAAGTGAGAGACTCTATGAAAGGGTACGTGTTTACCATCATCCAGCGTTTGAATGTATCATAAGTCCCAAATTGCAAACCAGCATAAGGAACAATCTCAACAAGAGTAGGTGTCAATCCAGAATACAGTCCTCGAATGCCACGAGTTCTGAATATATCAACACATGCAGCCCTCATGTTTGGATAAACCTGTTAGTTAGCATACCACATAAGTCCCACGAAACCTAGTTAACATAACTGCAGAAATAGCATATAAAATGGTAATACAACAGAATTTGAAGTGTTATACTTATTCTCACTTGACTTTTTCTTCCGTAAAAAAAACCACTAAACGTGAATTTGTGATCACTACTTTATCATCTATGACCTAGCCATGCAATTTTAGGTAAACTCattaagttaaatcaaatgatgAATGAATAAGCAATGTCCCCAACCAACCATGGCTGAAGTGCAAACTCAATAATTACATCAAGTAGGATGAACATCATGTTAATTGTAATCACTAAAACAAGCGTATGGGGAAACAATGAAGACAATGGCATTGCATTCTTTTACATCAAGTAAAGAAGTTATTACAAAATGGATTCTGTATATTCAAGCGTCCAATATCAATGTATTCAAATAATGGTGTCAAAAACATTCAGATGGACAGTAAGTTGTGTATTTTCTCCCATATGAATGCCTTGACAACCGAGGACCACAATCGATACTATCCATCCAAGACTATATTCTTATTCGATTGTTTCTTTCGACATGACAGTGACCAATCAATCCACTACGTCTATATATAATTTGAGTGAAAACACTACATGTAACTAGAGGTGAAGGTGAATTTGTCAATCTTATCCCTTTTTTATAGAAACAAGTTTGTCAAATTTACCCAATACAAACATGATTTGCATTGTGAGAGACATGGTTCCACATGTATGAGCACAGTTTGTATCACATGCAACAGAGGTTATACTAAAGTCACATATCACGAGAAGTGATGCGTACTTTTGGCTCTCCTTGAGAAGCTAAAATGGTTCTCAAAAGATCAAACGGATAAGAACCAACAGTAGCTGCACAGCCTGCCAATGCTCCACTGAGGTAAGAAAGATAAGGGCTCAAGTTAACGTGATCCTCTGCATCATAGAAAAGAATGCCATCAGACATTGATGCTTACTTGAGGGGAGCACAAAATAGCTTTACTTAAAGACATCTTTGAACAGCTAAATATGTAAACCAAATTTCCGTACTGAACTTAGACTAGATAAAACTTCTTTATGTAGTCATATTATAAAAGCACACATGGTGTAAAAGCTGTACAACTTGTGACAGAGGAGAAAAGGGGAGAACTATGAATAAAATCTTACTAATCTACCCAAGTAGGTCAGACTACTATACAGACCTGACTTTGAAGAGCCACTAGCAAAAGTTTTCAATTTATGCAACACCGCAAATTGTATTGCAGTGTATGGCATAACCATCAGTAAAGCAGGAACGTTACCCCGCCAAAATCCCTGTCATGAGTGCAAGGAAACAGAATAAATTTGAGAAACTGTGCTGAATTTCAAAAGATGCCATCGTCAAAATCATTAAAACTAATAAGTAGAAACATCTCTTGCCCTGCTCCCCATATACAAACAAGTAAACTTAAATATGTGAAGACAAGGAGGACAAAATTGTTGGCACACAGAAACATCAAACTTTAGTTATCTTCTGAGGCAAAAAGAGATTAACACCATAAATATACATCATGGACGAAACAGAATCAGTAACCCCATCAGCGGCCTTTTTTTGGGTAATTTAGTGTGAGTTTTCTATAAAGTGCATCAATTGGAAAGAGAGAATTATTATGGAAGGAAGGAGCCACAAGCTTGAACTCAACAATTAGACAAACCCACCGACCCATCACTCGTACCGGGATTTGATAACACCACAAAAGTTTTCATCAACTGAGTAGAAAAATGGGGAGGGCAACATGTATAGTAAATTAAGGATCTACCCGCAACTAGGAATTTTGACAACAAGAAGTCATAGAGTGCATGCCTTGTTTTAAGGACTAAATATTTTACAAGCAACAAAAGAGAGTAgattttcaaatttattttagtgcaaaaaaaataatccgaCGAAGCATAATTAGTAATATATCCAAGTCTCAAAAACTCTCATCAGCACATGCATCAAATAATTATTAGATTCCTAAAAAGTCATCAATATGATAGGAAGTATACCGGTAAACCTTCTTCTCTGAGTATGTCTTTACTGGCTTGCAGCATCCCCTTATATTTTGAATTGCCATATACAGGTCTTGTAAGCAAGGCCCACTGGGTAGTGGGCTCCAGTTGAACCTGTAAAAAGATAAGAATATATCAAAAACGTCAGGCTCTCTTTGCACCTTTTGTTTTTTGGTAAGGAGCTCTCAATGTACAATTATACTTGATATGCAGAGAAGATCAAGGCAATTTTTATGTTATCAGTTATCCCAATAAGGAGGTCTGATGAAAATGGAGCAGCGAAGAAAAACTGTCAAAGGAGCATAAGAAAGCTGGATTCAGCACCATAGAGACTAAACACCAACTACTCTTTTATGGAGGGAAGTTTGTTGAAGAATATACTATAAACTAATTGAGGGTTTTGCTGTTTATGGCCTCTACATGTAAAAGTGCAAGTGTTGGTCTTAATTAGTGGAATGTTTGAGGGTTCTCTATTGCACATGCATGCAAATCATCCTACAGCAAGAATTAGAGATTCAACAAATGATCAGGCCAAGGCTGAGAAAAGTAGGATATCTCTACAATCACAAATATTCCTGATGTAATTAAGCTAAAGTTTGCATATATGAAATCGGAAAATGTTGTTCTGACTGCCTTTTATAGAGAAATCAAAAGCATCACTGTGGTAACAAAGATAGCACCGTGAGAGAACTTGAAAAAGTCAATATACAGGCCTAGTTCTAATGGGCTGAACCAATTGTAAAACTGTTTGTCCTCCCCAACTGTTTTACTTTTAACTACAACTAATAAAGAAAGCAGTTAAGGATATCCAATTAAATTCATAACAATGTTAGAAAGATGACTCATCCTTTTATGATTATTGGTGGTCTTAATCATTAAGCTGATTAGATTTTCAGGCAATATTATGCTATTATTACCAGTATTTGAACAAATGCTTAgcacaataacaataacaacaactactactacAACACCTCGAATGGGGCTGGATGCGGTAAACATATACAAGAATGTATTACCTGGAATCTGATTTTAAGAACATCAAGAGGTGACGTTACAGTCCTGGATATACCACCAGAAATTGCACCAGCCGTAGCATCTATAAAAGCTCTTTTAAGCTGTCCCGTCTCTTCCATCTCTCCTGATGGCCACAGCAACTATCTGCAAAACCaaaagaaatttcaaaaaaaaaaaaaaaggaattcaacagcaacaacaacatacccagtggaatcccacTGAAACCCAAAAGCCAACAAAGGTAAAGAAACCACAAATAGCAATATGGGGTGATATACATATTCTATAACATCCACAGGTATTAAGGGAAGAAAAAACAAGAATATACTGACCTATACATAGAAAAAGGAAGCAAAGAATAGGGTTAAGACAAATCACAATTATGGAGAGAGGATCTCTAAATGTACAAAAAGCCTAATTAACCTTATAAAGACAAAATATGGAaccatatatgatatatggatttcTAATTAATAATACCTGAGAGGAGAAAAGTGGAAGAGGAAGAGAAAAGGCCTCATTGAAGATTTCAAAGATCAAATTCTTTTGTCGCTGCAAAAAGCAAGACTAGGCAGCGGTGACCCGGGAAACTTCTTGGAAtggtggagaagaagaagaagaagttttCCCGGGGAGGCGAAGGGCTAAAAGTTGGATTTAAGGGCGGTGCTGTTTACAtgtaaagcaaaaaaaaaaagggaggaAGAAAAtagtctctcttttttttcacactttaatttttatttaacttacaGCCAAATCTAGTAACAGACATTTATGACGCAGTTTGGATTagtttataagctgttttcagcttatATTCTATTTGAATAGCTTATATtctatttggattgacttaagctgttttcagcttatattctatttgaattgacttatttttaatattttatttgtaaaattcTAAATATATTGTTGATAAATTGATATATGGTTATGATATAGCACTTCATATGATAAAGAATCCGTAACTTTCATGGCAACCATgtgtttgatttatttttttgaacaatATTTCTCTAGACCATTGAGCAACTGTTAATTTTAGGGATCAAAATTACACAACTAAATTAAGAAAGGTTAAATGTGTGCGATCAAATATTAGAATTATAAGAATAATAAATAGAACAGAGCACCAATTCAAAGATTGAAACGGACTATTCTTGCTTCCCATTCCCTTTTTCTGTTGGCTTCTTGGTGAccaattaataaaagaaaatatctcACTTATTGGTGGCTTTTGCAGTACCTTTTAGAATTGTAGTCTTCCTCTGTATAATTAGTACTAATATATATTGTTGGAAAACATATTCACTCAGCTTTatgaataatagataatatatatgtttatcctaaaacacataaatcatatataaatatttataaacttgCTGAAATTTAATTTGAGGAGTACCATTCAAAGTGTCTTGAAACTCTTTTTGATCAGCAATTATGTTTAGAAAacttattgattttttaggttaaGAAAACCTTACTTATAGGAACTTTTTCTAGTTCAAATCTAGAACTGAAAAACTTGTCTTTGTTGTAAAATAAACTAGTTGAgcaatttaagaaatattaacTCGGAGAGAATAACAAAAGAAGCAGAAGAGAAAATAGTCTGATCTCTATATGTCTTTCTTCTCATATCCTTTCAATTGCACATAATTGTGCCTATTATATAGGCAAGATGGAATAGCAATCCGTTGCCAATTTTGACAAATGCAAATTGGGTGGGTCCCACTTAGATGGTGACATCCACCACTTgcataatactcccccttgaatgtccaaaaaaaatatacatatttatcgtAAACATCCATGGATATGGTGCCTCTATAAaacctcaaaaaaaaaactcagttaagaaaaagagtacacatatctgttAATACGCCTTGAAtactgcctcattaaaaaccttaccaggaaaatccAGTAGGACAAAAccatggttaaggaaaaaagagtgcagcacgcattttactccccctgatgaaaacttcattttatattttggagacgacgcattccaaccttatatcttagcttctcaaaaattgatgttggtaatgcttttgtgaataaatctgcaagattatcacttgaacgaacttgttgtacatcaatatcaccattcttctaaagatcatgtgtgaagaataattttggtgaaatatgtttcgttctgtctccttttatgaagccacattttaattgagttatgcacgcggcattgtcttcgaatataattgtgggtattataacattattttccagaccacatctttctttgatgaattgtatcatCGAtatcaaccacacacattctctacttgcttcatgaattgctattatttcagcatgatttgaagaagtagcaacaatggactgttttgtagatcgccatgatatagcagtccctctgtgtgtaaacagataacctgtctgagatcgagctttatgtgggtctgataaataacctgcatctacataaccaataaggtctgcgcaacctttgttagtataaaacaaacccatatcaatagtacccttcaggtatcgcaaaatatgtttgataccattccaatgccttcgcgttggggatgaactataccttgctagcaaattaacagaaaatgttatatcaggcctagttgcgttagcaagatacataagtgcaccaatagcactgagatatggtactttaggaccaagaatttcttcatcttctcctgaaggtcgaaattgatctttttccactttaagtgatcgaacaatcattggagtacttaatggatgtgttttgtccatgtaaaatctttttaagattttctcagtgtaggcagattgatggacaaaaactccgtctgctaaatgttcaatttgcagacctagacaaagttttgtctttccaaggtctttcatttcaaattctttctttagatattcaattgccttttggacctcttcaggggttccaatgagatttatgtcatcaacataaacggcgagtataacaaactctgattccgttttcttaataaaaacacatggacaaatgacatcatttatatagccttcatttatcaagtactcactgaggcgattataccacatacgccctgattgttttaaaccatataatgatctttgcagttttattgagtatattttccgagactttttacatgcttcgggcaattttaatccatctggaattttcatgtaaatttcattatcaagtgaaccataaaggtaagctgtaactacatccattagatgtatttcaagatttttatgtacagctaaactaatgagatatcgaaaagttattccatccataactggtgaatatgtttcttcataattgactccgggtctttgagagaatctttgtgcaacaaggcgtgccttatatcttataatttcatttctctcatttcgttttctaacaaaaactcatttatagccaactggttttacaccttcacgggtttggactacaggtccaaaaacctcacgtttagcaagtgagtctatttctgattgaattgccttttgccattctggccaatcacatctacgtcgacattcttcgacggatttaggctcaagactttcactatcttgcatgaggttaattgcaacattatatgcataAACATTATCCACCATAATTTTCGATTGATCTAAATTCATCTCATCACCGaaagaatttattgaaagttcttcatttacttgagtctcgggttcactgatttcttcaggaatatcaggattactcaaatcttgaccttcttcaggaggttctattgtagtaccatctttattatttcttacgcttctctttctaggatttttatcctttgaacccaacggtctaccacgcttctggcgtgtttgggattcagaagctatgatacttgtagatggtccttttgggacatcaatccggataggtacattcactgcagggatatgtgacttagttatccgtttaaatcagtaaatgcatcgggcatttgatttgctattttctacaagtggatgatcttctggacctcctgttcacatatgcgggtacgtggatcaaaatgtgatagtgatgaaactttccacgcaatttctttttctttttcggattcctttttctctccctctaatggcgggaaaattatttcatcaaaccgacaatctgcaaatcgagcagtgaataaatctccagtcaatggttcaaggtatcgtattatggagggtgagttaaacccaacatatatgcccaaccttcgttgagggcccatttttgtacgttgtggtggtgctacaggcacatataccgcacaaccaaaaattcttaaatgggttatatttggttcatgaccaaatactaattgcgatggagagtatttattataatgtgtcggtcttagACGTataagtgctgctgcatgtaaaatagcatgaccccaaacagtaattggcaattttgttttcattagtagaggtcttgctatcaattgtaggtgctttataaatgactctgcaaggccattttgagtatgaacatgagcaacaggatgttcaatttttatcccaattgataagcaataatcattaaatgcttggaatgtaaattctccagcattatcaaggcgaatggccttaattggataatctgggaattgcgctctcaatcttattatttgtgctaacaacttcgcaaatgccaggttgagagatgataacaggcacacatgagaccatctagatgatgcatctattaggaccataaaatatctaaacaatccactaggtggatgaataggtccacatatatctccatgtatacgttCTAAAAAggcaggagattcgatgccaaccttcagggtcgatggtctggcaattaatttgccttgatagtaagcagcacatgaaaattcatcatttgtaagaatcttctgattctttaatggatgtccagttgaattttcaagaattcgtctcatcattat
This window encodes:
- the LOC129887282 gene encoding uncharacterized protein LOC129887282 encodes the protein MGQAFRRATGRIGSSSVDAASSQLKKPIDRRPPPVNKTPADNVGPVAESSPKVAVKNTLEERDPKFNAMLNQMVGRIQAKPGGKLEMGEATVVEKYDRPLPKLRNTTSQSSRYEERPAPAGTLNVAQIREIILLHQGRSDDHKGPMDINGIAERFRVDAAQVQRILQFVSLPPEDTSKKRNT
- the LOC129887281 gene encoding mitochondrial thiamine diphosphate carrier 2-like, with the translated sequence MEETGQLKRAFIDATAGAISGGISRTVTSPLDVLKIRFQVQLEPTTQWALLTRPVYGNSKYKGMLQASKDILREEGLPGFWRGNVPALLMVMPYTAIQFAVLHKLKTFASGSSKSEDHVNLSPYLSYLSGALAGCAATVGSYPFDLLRTILASQGEPKVYPNMRAACVDIFRTRGIRGLYSGLTPTLVEIVPYAGLQFGTYDTFKRWMMAWNHLRSSNAIHGDEHVSSFQLFICGLAAGTCAKAVCHPLDVVKKRFQIEGLQRHPRYGARLQPRAYKNMYDGLKRILIEEGWAGLYKGIAPSVIKAAPAGAVTFVAYEYTSDWLESKLT